A genomic stretch from Streptomyces sp. QL37 includes:
- a CDS encoding flavin reductase family protein, whose amino-acid sequence MTVTVSSYAAVRPIEPATTPAAPGIAPERFKQAFRRYPAGVVVVTADAGGGPVGFTATSLSSLSLDPPLVSFGIGTSTSSWPHIERASTAVVNFLGVEQQQLATTFATSGIDRFAAPTRWRRLPGGEPVLDGVTGWLRLTFQSIVPAGDHRIVVARVEESWLDEGRSPLLFHDGSYHSIRPAPDQ is encoded by the coding sequence TTGACCGTCACCGTGTCCTCGTACGCCGCCGTCCGCCCCATTGAACCCGCCACGACCCCAGCCGCCCCCGGTATCGCGCCGGAGCGATTCAAACAGGCCTTCCGCAGGTATCCGGCGGGCGTCGTCGTCGTCACCGCCGACGCCGGGGGCGGGCCGGTGGGATTCACGGCCACCTCGCTCAGTTCGCTGTCCCTGGACCCGCCGCTGGTCTCCTTCGGGATCGGCACGTCCACGTCGTCCTGGCCGCACATCGAGCGGGCCTCCACGGCCGTCGTGAACTTCCTCGGCGTCGAGCAGCAGCAGCTTGCCACCACGTTCGCCACCAGCGGCATCGACCGTTTCGCCGCCCCGACCCGCTGGCGCCGGCTGCCCGGCGGGGAGCCCGTGCTCGACGGGGTCACCGGCTGGCTGCGGCTCACCTTCCAGAGCATCGTCCCGGCCGGTGACCACCGCATCGTCGTCGCCAGGGTCGAGGAGTCCTGGCTGGACGAGGGACGCAGCCCGCTCCTCTTCCACGACGGCTCCTACCACTCCATCCGCCCCGCGCCCGACCAGTGA